CTCGAAAGCCAACGTTAATCATTTACAGCACCAGTAGCcgcaacaccagcaacaaaaAGCGCCGAATTATGATTATTTAAAGGCATAGCGTGGAAATTAGCGTTTTGCATTTccagattcggattcggattcggccAGTTGCCAAGGCAGCGGTGGGTCCGGactcagattcagatacagatacggttACGGATTCAGGTTTGGGTTCGGGGTAgggtcctcctcctcctggtTTGGCTGCAGCCCAAAGGGCAGCGGCGAAGGGATGGCAAAAAATAGATGAAAATGAAATCCTTTTTTTGGCGCCCGCCGTTTCGGTGGTGTCCTCGCCTAGAAAGAATTGCAATTGTGATAAAATTCAGCGTAACTAATGCCGACCACAGCAAAATGCGATAAATCGCTGGTTGGGTTCATGTTTGtacccttttttttttttagcgcgAAAGGAGTCCATGCGTTGTATGAATtcttaaaaacattttttttttaatttcttacaCTTTTTCACATTGTTTGAACCGTTTAGAAAgcaatgaaatttaataatacatAACGTAGGAACTCAAAACAGAACTTGAAAAAATGTAAAGCAAGATTCGagttaattttttataaataattaggCAGTAAATTTAATAACACATAACGTAGCAACTTAAGCTTAAACTTGAAATTGATTTAAAGAAAGATTCGagttaattttttataaataataaggCAGTAAATTTAATAACACATAACGTAGCAACGTAAACTTTAAATTCAAACTTGAAATTGGTTTAAAGAAAGATTCGAGTTAATTGCTTATAAGTGATTTTTTTGTTACACATCGGGCACTTCCTAAAATCCTCGATGGCCTTCTGAATGCAGTCGATACAAAAGACGTGGCCACATGGTGTGGCAGCTGGTTGGCGTCGACGCACATTCTCCATGCATATGGGACACTTGTAGGGAGTGTCCTCCAAATCTCCGAGCTCACGGCGTAGGCGCTTCGCTGACTGCTTCTCTGGACTGCACAGATCGATGATATCGGTGGGAACATTGAGGCGGCATGCTCGACAGTGACACTGCATTTCCGAGGACATTTTGTAGT
This genomic interval from Drosophila mauritiana strain mau12 chromosome 2R, ASM438214v1, whole genome shotgun sequence contains the following:
- the LOC117137340 gene encoding E3 ubiquitin-protein ligase RNF4, with the translated sequence MSSEMQCHCRACRLNVPTDIIDLCSPEKQSAKRLRRELGDLEDTPYKCPICMENVRRRQPAATPCGHVFCIDCIQKAIEDFRKCPMCNKKITYKQLTRIFL